Proteins encoded in a region of the Spirochaeta lutea genome:
- the lspA gene encoding signal peptidase II: MLNENHLGKRMIPLLLSAGLILADQLSKLWILSSIPLNTVGHQVGGGDFLRIIHVRNLGMAFSLGAGMPDWLRVVVFIVIPLSMLIALGFYLVLSREPSTFQRWILAGIIGGGLGNQIDRIFRPLGVVDFIDVKFYGLFGLERWPTFNIADSTVVICAILLGLNLLFGLGEGKKHEKELGGIRE; encoded by the coding sequence ATGTTGAACGAAAATCATCTAGGAAAACGGATGATCCCCCTGCTTTTAAGTGCGGGATTAATTCTGGCTGATCAATTATCGAAGTTATGGATCTTATCCTCTATTCCCCTGAATACCGTGGGGCACCAGGTAGGGGGAGGCGATTTTTTACGGATCATCCACGTCCGGAACCTGGGTATGGCCTTCAGTCTCGGGGCGGGCATGCCCGATTGGCTGCGGGTCGTGGTATTCATTGTGATACCCCTCTCCATGCTCATTGCTCTGGGTTTTTATCTGGTGCTGAGCCGGGAGCCCAGCACCTTTCAGCGGTGGATCCTGGCGGGGATTATCGGCGGCGGTCTGGGGAATCAGATTGACCGAATTTTCCGACCCCTCGGGGTTGTTGACTTTATCGATGTGAAGTTTTACGGCTTATTCGGGTTGGAACGGTGGCCGACCTTTAATATTGCAGATTCCACCGTGGTGATTTGTGCCATTTTACTGGGGCTGAACCTGCTTTTCGGGCTCGGCGAAGGGAAGAAACACGAAAAGGAACTGGGAGGTATCCGTGAATAA
- a CDS encoding M16 family metallopeptidase: protein MKPLSTIITLLLGALVLLTGCVTSEQGITPPEQQTQEPAALPESAVTGVLENGLTYYLYPNEHPENRIFLQLAVDAGAVQEDESQRGIAHFVEHMAFNGTRNFSQQALVDYFESIGMAFGDGVNAFTGFQQTVYILEIPGDDPEILTTTLQVLEDWMNGLSFDPQEVEKERGVIMEEWRLGQNAQGRRADFLLPAVLENSKFARRLPIGIPEVIQGVSAEELTSFYDTWYIPTRMAVSIVGSIEPDTMEDQIITAFQDTWTEEELQAQADSPAQAWKDPVQPPYQGIKSFQWGDPEFPYDIVELYGYQKTPDTQDYPTLARQELLNSLTATALSFRLSEAARSSEPPFLGANFATQQLTRGSNLVSYLAIAQGGDLTRALSALLQETAYLELQGIDQAEFQRAKSRIQADLEAALEQAGRTESGQIVGQFTQHFLTNSPYLGPEKQLQTQLETLASISLGDFNAHASQLLSLEHYRLLLSLSEADPQVDTSQLEALVNQRADLVQTATSLETLDTLIPVPPQAGSIVNEELNQETGILTWELSNGMTVLLRPSTETPGEVLFTALSPGGLSLVSEEDYWTALLAPTLLAESGLADFSYSALETYLADKAISLQPYLGDYFEGLSGTTRNAHLEEFIQLIHLQLSQVRSEPGGIQSILSRLRTNIENRDKDPQTIFSDEINRLFADSHPRGEPLSLETLAMVEPQRALSLFQERFYNPGDFTLIFAGDLTPDQLRPLAETYLASLPPGKDRSENARDLGIRAAADEHSLLYRGIEDKGLMFIAYNQDIPLSRTQQLALEALKETASIRLRKEIREDKSASYGVSVSTGHQPVPYPDTWFTVSTGFEPSRREELFQAITEILAGLAKSGPSSEELTTVRQVLIRGLENQDVENSFWLSQMEQSVRTGSPILTPAQLTDRVQALTAQDIQTLAAEIFDQDTSFSVTLLPEQQKP, encoded by the coding sequence ATGAAACCGTTATCAACCATCATCACCCTGCTACTCGGAGCACTCGTCCTTCTGACCGGGTGCGTAACTTCGGAGCAGGGAATCACCCCCCCTGAGCAGCAAACTCAGGAACCAGCAGCACTTCCGGAATCAGCCGTAACCGGAGTGTTAGAAAATGGATTAACCTACTACCTCTATCCCAACGAACATCCAGAAAACCGGATATTCCTCCAGCTTGCAGTAGATGCCGGAGCTGTTCAAGAAGACGAATCCCAGCGCGGGATTGCGCATTTTGTAGAACACATGGCCTTCAACGGCACCCGGAACTTTTCCCAACAAGCCCTGGTAGACTATTTCGAATCCATTGGTATGGCCTTTGGAGACGGGGTAAACGCCTTCACGGGATTTCAGCAAACCGTATACATCCTGGAAATCCCCGGCGACGATCCCGAAATCCTCACCACCACCCTCCAGGTCCTGGAGGATTGGATGAACGGGTTGAGTTTTGACCCCCAGGAGGTCGAAAAGGAGCGGGGCGTCATCATGGAAGAATGGCGCCTAGGGCAGAACGCCCAGGGACGGCGAGCAGACTTCCTCCTACCCGCGGTCCTGGAGAACAGTAAATTCGCCCGCCGTCTTCCCATCGGAATCCCCGAAGTCATCCAAGGGGTGAGTGCCGAAGAACTAACATCCTTCTATGACACCTGGTACATCCCCACAAGAATGGCGGTATCCATCGTCGGGAGTATTGAACCCGATACCATGGAAGATCAAATCATCACCGCATTCCAAGATACCTGGACCGAGGAGGAACTCCAGGCCCAAGCCGATTCTCCTGCCCAAGCCTGGAAGGATCCCGTCCAGCCCCCGTACCAAGGCATAAAAAGCTTCCAATGGGGAGATCCGGAATTTCCCTACGATATTGTGGAGCTCTACGGGTATCAAAAAACCCCCGACACCCAGGATTACCCAACCCTGGCACGCCAGGAGCTGCTCAACAGCCTCACAGCCACCGCCCTTTCCTTCCGGCTGAGCGAAGCGGCCCGAAGTTCCGAGCCCCCATTCCTGGGAGCTAATTTTGCCACCCAGCAGCTGACCCGGGGAAGCAATCTCGTCTCATACCTGGCCATCGCCCAGGGTGGGGACCTCACCCGAGCCCTCTCGGCACTTCTCCAGGAAACGGCTTACCTAGAACTGCAGGGCATAGACCAGGCGGAGTTTCAGCGGGCTAAATCCAGGATCCAGGCTGACCTTGAGGCAGCCTTGGAGCAGGCAGGCCGCACCGAATCCGGCCAAATCGTTGGACAATTCACCCAGCATTTCCTCACCAACAGCCCCTACCTGGGTCCCGAGAAGCAGCTCCAGACCCAGCTTGAGACCCTTGCATCTATTTCTTTGGGTGATTTCAATGCCCATGCCTCCCAGCTGCTCTCCCTGGAACATTACCGGCTGCTACTCTCCCTATCCGAGGCTGATCCCCAGGTTGATACGAGCCAGTTGGAAGCCCTGGTGAACCAGCGGGCGGATCTGGTACAGACAGCAACTTCCCTGGAAACTCTGGACACCCTCATCCCCGTCCCTCCGCAAGCAGGAAGCATTGTAAACGAGGAGCTGAACCAGGAAACCGGGATTCTGACATGGGAACTCAGCAACGGTATGACCGTCCTCCTTCGTCCCTCCACAGAAACACCCGGAGAAGTCCTCTTCACCGCCCTCAGTCCGGGGGGACTCAGCCTGGTGTCCGAGGAGGATTATTGGACTGCCTTGTTGGCGCCCACCCTTCTCGCGGAAAGCGGCCTGGCGGATTTCAGCTACAGCGCCCTGGAAACCTACCTGGCCGACAAAGCAATCTCCCTCCAGCCCTACCTGGGAGATTATTTTGAGGGCCTTTCGGGCACTACCCGTAATGCCCATCTCGAGGAATTTATTCAGCTCATACATCTCCAGCTTTCCCAGGTCAGATCCGAGCCAGGCGGAATTCAGTCCATCCTCAGCCGCCTGAGAACCAACATTGAAAACCGGGACAAGGATCCCCAAACGATATTCTCCGATGAGATCAACCGGCTCTTCGCTGACAGTCATCCCCGGGGCGAACCCCTGAGTCTCGAAACCCTTGCAATGGTTGAGCCCCAGAGGGCCTTGAGTCTATTCCAAGAACGATTTTACAACCCCGGGGACTTCACCCTGATCTTCGCCGGCGATCTGACGCCGGATCAGCTCCGGCCTCTGGCTGAAACCTACCTCGCGAGCCTGCCCCCGGGGAAGGACCGTAGCGAGAACGCCCGGGATCTGGGAATCCGGGCTGCTGCAGACGAACATTCCCTCCTGTACCGCGGCATCGAGGATAAGGGGCTTATGTTTATCGCCTATAATCAGGATATCCCGTTATCCCGGACCCAGCAGCTCGCCCTGGAGGCGCTGAAGGAGACAGCCTCCATCCGCTTGCGCAAGGAGATCAGGGAGGATAAAAGTGCCTCCTACGGGGTAAGCGTATCAACCGGTCATCAGCCCGTGCCCTACCCGGATACCTGGTTCACCGTAAGCACCGGCTTCGAACCCAGCCGCCGGGAAGAACTATTCCAGGCTATCACCGAAATCCTCGCAGGGTTGGCGAAGTCGGGTCCCAGCAGTGAAGAACTCACCACCGTCCGGCAGGTACTTATACGTGGCCTGGAAAACCAGGATGTAGAAAACTCATTCTGGCTCAGCCAAATGGAGCAGTCGGTCCGCACGGGATCCCCAATCCTTACCCCGGCCCAGCTTACAGACCGCGTCCAAGCCCTCACCGCCCAGGACATCCAAACCCTGGCCGCAGAGATCTTTGACCAAGATACATCCTTCTCAGTCACCCTGTTGCCCGAGCAGCAGAAACCCTAG
- a CDS encoding TVP38/TMEM64 family protein produces the protein MNDEKKPGVSHRGARIVKGLAFPVILLGITVVGIVHRETLFSVFTDQQAMEEILVKAGWQAPFLYMAVQIIQVFVFIVPGDVVQFAGGYLFGVFGGMAYSLLGILIGSGINFLLARWLGRAFVESLFNPQAVQRFETILASPRAQTGFFLLFLIPGLPGKDLLCYVAGISKLRFGMFLLISMAARLPGILGSSIMGGAVSGGQYGIAIAALALAVLLFGFGFIYRKKIHQWIEMRIHKSDQ, from the coding sequence ATGAATGATGAAAAGAAACCCGGGGTTTCCCATAGGGGAGCTCGGATAGTAAAGGGCCTCGCGTTCCCGGTCATATTGTTGGGGATAACAGTGGTGGGGATTGTTCATCGGGAGACCCTGTTCTCCGTGTTCACCGACCAACAGGCTATGGAGGAAATCCTGGTGAAGGCAGGCTGGCAGGCGCCCTTCCTGTACATGGCCGTTCAGATTATCCAGGTGTTTGTCTTTATTGTACCCGGAGATGTGGTGCAGTTTGCCGGGGGCTACCTGTTCGGGGTGTTCGGCGGGATGGCCTACTCGTTGTTAGGCATCCTCATCGGGTCGGGGATTAATTTTTTATTGGCCCGGTGGTTGGGACGGGCCTTTGTAGAGAGCCTGTTTAATCCTCAGGCTGTTCAGCGATTCGAAACGATTCTGGCCAGTCCCCGGGCGCAGACGGGCTTTTTCCTTCTCTTCCTTATTCCCGGACTGCCGGGAAAGGATCTTCTCTGTTACGTGGCGGGAATTTCTAAACTGAGATTCGGCATGTTTCTCCTTATCTCCATGGCAGCCCGGCTGCCGGGGATTCTCGGATCCAGCATCATGGGAGGCGCTGTGTCCGGCGGACAGTACGGTATCGCCATAGCAGCGCTAGCGCTGGCTGTGCTGCTGTTCGGCTTCGGGTTTATCTACCGAAAAAAAATCCACCAATGGATCGAGATGCGTATCCATAAATCGGATCAATAG
- a CDS encoding Dabb family protein: MITHIVMWKTAGKNPAEKQAAARTIKEALESLPGRVPGIEFLDVGLDETQGPSSFDVVLTTRFRSWEDLQNYRVHPEHVAVGDVVAAHTEDRAVVDYAGGSADYSSGE; this comes from the coding sequence ATGATTACTCATATCGTAATGTGGAAGACAGCCGGAAAGAATCCGGCGGAGAAGCAGGCTGCAGCCCGGACCATCAAGGAGGCATTGGAATCCCTGCCAGGAAGGGTTCCGGGAATTGAGTTTCTTGATGTCGGACTGGATGAAACACAGGGTCCGAGTTCCTTTGATGTGGTGCTGACTACCAGGTTTAGGTCCTGGGAGGATTTGCAGAATTACCGGGTGCATCCCGAACATGTTGCCGTGGGAGATGTGGTGGCAGCCCATACCGAGGACCGCGCTGTGGTGGATTATGCCGGCGGGTCAGCGGATTATAGCTCCGGGGAGTAG